In a single window of the Pseudomonas sp. B21-015 genome:
- a CDS encoding ABC transporter ATP-binding protein, with translation MTGTTIRLQGCRKAFSDGTVAVDDLNLTIEAGETLAILGPSGCGKTTTLRMIAGLERPDVGQIFFADSDVTRLPIERRDVGMVFQNYALFPNLDVAGNIVYGLKIRGLSPAKRNKRCAELLELVGLQDHGKRRIHELSGGQRQRVALARALAPRPRVLLLDEPLAALDAQLRERLRSELDQLLRSLRITSVFVTHDQGEAMALGDRILVMERGRIAQLATPRDIYQQPANAFVASFVGNLNAFPVIEPTAHGLKVSGGELPWKGISVPTTVYCRPEHLRVMDGAGHVRGRLVGQFFQGAQNRLLVDVGAGQPLLVDSADGVIHATGALIALAIEPHVLFTLHS, from the coding sequence ATGACTGGAACCACTATTCGCCTGCAGGGTTGCCGCAAGGCGTTCTCTGACGGAACCGTTGCTGTAGACGATTTGAACCTGACTATCGAGGCCGGGGAAACCTTGGCGATCCTTGGCCCGTCCGGTTGCGGTAAAACCACCACGTTGCGCATGATCGCCGGCCTTGAGCGCCCGGATGTCGGGCAGATTTTCTTTGCCGACAGTGACGTCACACGCCTGCCCATCGAGCGCCGCGACGTGGGCATGGTGTTTCAGAATTACGCGTTGTTTCCGAACCTGGACGTGGCCGGCAATATTGTTTACGGCCTGAAGATAAGAGGCCTGTCGCCCGCCAAACGCAACAAGCGTTGCGCCGAGTTACTGGAACTGGTCGGCCTGCAGGATCACGGCAAACGCCGCATTCACGAGTTGTCCGGCGGCCAGCGTCAGCGGGTGGCACTCGCCCGTGCGTTGGCCCCCCGGCCTCGGGTGTTGCTGCTTGATGAGCCGTTGGCAGCGCTGGATGCGCAGTTGCGCGAACGGCTGCGCAGCGAGCTGGATCAACTGCTGCGCAGCTTGCGCATTACCTCGGTGTTTGTGACGCACGACCAGGGCGAGGCCATGGCGCTGGGGGACCGGATCCTGGTCATGGAGCGCGGACGCATCGCACAACTGGCCACGCCGCGAGACATCTATCAGCAACCCGCCAACGCGTTTGTCGCCAGTTTCGTCGGCAACCTCAATGCGTTCCCGGTGATCGAGCCGACCGCCCATGGCTTGAAGGTCAGCGGCGGCGAGTTGCCCTGGAAGGGCATCTCTGTGCCGACGACGGTGTACTGCCGTCCTGAGCATTTGCGGGTGATGGACGGTGCCGGGCATGTGCGCGGTCGTCTGGTCGGGCAGTTTTTCCAGGGGGCGCAAAATCGCCTGTTGGTGGACGTTGGGGCTGGGCAGCCATTGCTGGTCGACAGCGCTGACGGCGTCATTCATGCCACCGGCGCGCTGATTGCCCTGGCCATCGAGCCACACGTGTTGTTCACCCTGCATTCGTGA
- a CDS encoding MarR family winged helix-turn-helix transcriptional regulator, translated as MKHFSSYDFHNCHLGLLLGRAALLKDRIIDTHMEPHGITAAQFKVLIIMAQFGVDTPAELCRHLSLDSGSMTRMLDRLEQKGFLARQRSEADRRQVQLVLTEQGQQLTDQLPQIGADAMNELAGAITPEELKTLEQILKKILVAAGDSITLLRVGGNEQ; from the coding sequence ATGAAACATTTCTCCTCATACGATTTCCATAATTGCCATCTCGGCCTCTTGCTCGGCCGCGCCGCGCTGCTCAAGGACCGGATCATCGACACGCACATGGAACCCCACGGCATCACCGCCGCGCAGTTCAAAGTGCTGATCATCATGGCCCAGTTCGGCGTCGATACCCCGGCCGAGCTGTGCCGTCACTTGTCGCTGGACAGCGGTTCGATGACCCGCATGCTCGATCGTCTGGAACAGAAAGGTTTCCTTGCCCGCCAACGCTCCGAGGCAGACCGGCGTCAGGTTCAGTTGGTGCTGACCGAACAGGGCCAGCAGCTGACCGATCAGCTGCCGCAGATCGGCGCCGATGCCATGAACGAACTGGCCGGCGCCATCACCCCGGAAGAATTGAAAACCCTGGAACAGATCCTGAAGAAAATTCTGGTAGCGGCGGGTGACTCGATCACCTTGCTGCGGGTAGGTGGCAATGAACAGTAA
- a CDS encoding phosphodiesterase codes for MNSPFLIAQISDLHLKANQKLTYGVVDCLGALRRAVDHLNAIQPRPDIVVISGDLVDFGRADEYAVLKRELARLHMPVYLVPGNHDDREQLLAGFTHHTYLPTNANAPLDWVVEEHPVRLIGLDSTRPGAHGGQLLDSQLLWLDEQLSRRPHVPTLLILHHPPFITGIGHMDHEPFINTAALEALVARHPQVERLLCGHLHRPMQRRFGGSLSCVCPGTSHQIVLDLEASAPAHFNLEPAGYLMHRWHPQQGLVTHNAVFGEYAGPYPFYDVHGLID; via the coding sequence TTGAACAGTCCGTTTCTTATTGCGCAGATCAGCGATTTGCACCTTAAAGCCAATCAAAAGCTGACCTATGGCGTGGTCGACTGTCTGGGCGCGTTGCGGCGCGCGGTCGATCATTTGAATGCCATCCAACCGCGCCCTGACATCGTGGTCATCAGCGGCGACCTGGTGGATTTCGGCCGTGCCGATGAATACGCGGTGCTCAAGCGCGAACTGGCGCGATTGCACATGCCTGTCTATCTGGTACCCGGCAATCACGATGATCGCGAGCAGCTACTGGCGGGATTTACCCATCACACTTATTTGCCGACTAACGCCAATGCGCCGCTCGATTGGGTGGTCGAGGAGCACCCGGTACGCCTGATCGGCCTGGACTCGACCCGGCCGGGCGCCCATGGCGGTCAATTGCTGGACAGCCAGTTGCTCTGGCTCGATGAGCAATTGTCCCGTCGCCCCCATGTACCGACGCTGTTGATTCTCCATCATCCGCCGTTTATCACCGGTATCGGCCACATGGACCACGAGCCGTTTATCAATACCGCGGCGCTGGAAGCGCTCGTCGCTCGCCATCCGCAGGTAGAGCGCTTGCTTTGTGGGCATCTGCATCGGCCGATGCAGCGTCGCTTCGGCGGCTCGCTGAGTTGTGTGTGCCCCGGCACTTCCCACCAGATCGTGCTGGATCTGGAGGCATCCGCGCCCGCACATTTCAATCTGGAGCCAGCGGGGTACCTGATGCATCGCTGGCATCCGCAACAAGGTCTGGTGACCCACAACGCCGTGTTCGGTGAATACGCCGGGCCTTATCCATTTTATGACGTTCATGGATTGATCGACTGA
- a CDS encoding efflux transporter outer membrane subunit, translating to MNSKRLRSGLSLVLLAMSLAGCASYSGLTTEGVSLDAKNLKAGQSLNGVTLSPAAWPKSDWWKSLGDPQLDGLIREALHDSPDMQIADARAHQASAAAYAADAARMPTLDASAGVSRSRLARDQDPSGQGGTYSTVRNLGASFNYTFDLWGGQRDAWEAALGQARAAEVDQQAAQLTLSADVARAYSDLGQAHVIHDLASEDLKRTKQMLDLSQRRLSSGIDSQYQFQQTESLEASAEASLIDAEKRLQSAKIALAVLLGKGPDRGNEIARPQVLQASAVALPSVLPAELLGRRPDLVAARWRVEAASKNIAAAKTRFYPNLNLSAAAGVESLLGDAMFGSASRFFNIAPTLSVPIFDGGRLRADLDSRDADYDLAVAQYNKSLVSALGDVSNTINQLHDIGRQIGAQQHATDIAQDSYNTVVQRYGSGIGNYLDVLSIEQQLLQAQRQLANLNAEQIDLSIQLMKALGGGFQGETLTAANATPATQHN from the coding sequence ATGAACAGTAAACGCCTGCGTAGCGGCCTGAGCCTGGTGCTGTTGGCCATGAGCCTCGCCGGCTGCGCCAGCTACAGCGGCCTGACCACCGAAGGCGTCAGCCTCGATGCGAAAAATCTCAAGGCCGGGCAATCCCTCAACGGCGTGACCCTGTCGCCCGCGGCTTGGCCAAAAAGCGACTGGTGGAAAAGCCTCGGCGACCCGCAGCTCGACGGCCTGATCCGCGAAGCCCTGCACGACAGCCCCGACATGCAAATCGCCGACGCCCGCGCTCACCAGGCCAGCGCTGCCGCCTATGCCGCCGACGCCGCGCGCATGCCGACCCTCGATGCCAGCGCCGGTGTCAGCCGTTCGCGTCTGGCTCGCGATCAGGACCCGAGCGGGCAGGGTGGAACGTATTCCACCGTGCGTAATCTCGGCGCCAGCTTCAATTACACCTTCGACCTCTGGGGTGGTCAGCGCGACGCCTGGGAAGCCGCATTGGGCCAGGCCCGTGCCGCCGAAGTCGATCAGCAGGCGGCGCAGTTGACCTTGTCTGCCGACGTCGCCCGTGCCTACAGCGATCTGGGGCAGGCGCACGTCATCCATGACCTGGCTAGCGAAGACCTCAAACGCACCAAACAAATGCTCGACCTCAGCCAGCGTCGCCTGAGTTCGGGGATCGACAGTCAGTACCAGTTCCAGCAGACCGAAAGCCTGGAAGCCAGCGCCGAAGCCAGCCTGATCGACGCCGAGAAACGCCTGCAAAGCGCGAAAATCGCCTTGGCGGTACTGCTGGGCAAAGGCCCGGATCGCGGCAATGAAATCGCCCGACCGCAAGTCCTTCAGGCCAGTGCAGTCGCGTTGCCGTCGGTGTTGCCTGCGGAATTGCTCGGTCGTCGCCCGGACCTGGTGGCGGCACGCTGGCGGGTTGAAGCGGCGAGCAAAAACATCGCGGCGGCCAAGACCCGGTTCTACCCCAACCTCAACCTGAGCGCGGCGGCCGGTGTCGAGTCGTTGCTGGGCGATGCGATGTTCGGTTCCGCCAGTCGCTTCTTCAACATCGCTCCAACCCTCTCGGTGCCGATTTTCGACGGCGGCCGCCTGCGTGCCGACCTCGATTCCCGCGACGCCGATTACGACCTCGCGGTGGCGCAGTACAACAAAAGCCTGGTGAGCGCTCTGGGTGATGTCAGCAACACCATCAACCAGTTGCACGATATCGGCCGGCAAATCGGTGCCCAGCAACACGCCACCGACATTGCCCAGGATTCTTACAACACCGTGGTCCAGCGCTACGGTTCCGGCATCGGGAATTACCTGGACGTGCTCAGCATCGAGCAGCAATTGCTCCAGGCCCAGCGTCAGCTGGCCAACCTGAATGCCGAGCAGATCGACCTGTCGATCCAACTGATGAAGGCGCTGGGTGGCGGTTTTCAGGGCGAAACCCTGACCGCAGCCAACGCAACCCCAGCCACGCAGCACAACTAA
- a CDS encoding DHA2 family efflux MFS transporter permease subunit → MSNNASFSPPSLLLSTIGLSLATFMQVLDTTIANVALPTISGNLGVSSEQGTWVITSFAVSNAIALPLTGWLSRRFGEVKLFLWATMLFVLASFLCGISTSMPELIGFRVLQGLVAGPLYPMTQTLLIAVYPPARRGMALALLAMVTVVAPIAGPILGGWITDSYSWPWIFFINVPIGIFAVMVVRQQLKARPVETSYQPMDYVGLITLIIGVGALQVILDKGNDLDWFESNFIIIGAAISVIALAVFVIWEMTDKHPVVNLRLFAYRNFRIGTIVLVGGYAGFFGINLILPQWLQTQMGYTATWAGLAVAPIGILPVLLSPFVGKYAHRFDLRLLAGGAFLCIGLSCFMRAGFTNEVDFQHIALVQLFMGIGVALFFMPTLSILMSDLPPSQIADGAGLATFLRTLGGSFAASLTTWIWIRRADQHHAYLSESITTYEPATRDALNALGGAGNPAYAQLDHVLTSQAYMLSTVDYFTLLGWAFMGLILLVWLAKPPFAAKAGPASAGH, encoded by the coding sequence ATGAGCAATAACGCCTCTTTCTCGCCACCTAGCTTGCTGCTCAGCACCATCGGCCTGTCGCTGGCGACCTTTATGCAGGTGCTCGACACCACCATCGCCAACGTGGCCTTGCCGACGATTTCCGGCAACCTGGGCGTGAGTTCGGAGCAGGGCACCTGGGTGATCACCTCGTTTGCGGTGAGCAACGCTATCGCGCTGCCGCTGACCGGTTGGCTCAGCCGGCGTTTCGGTGAGGTGAAGCTGTTTCTCTGGGCGACGATGCTGTTCGTGCTGGCGTCGTTTCTGTGCGGTATCTCAACCTCGATGCCGGAGCTGATCGGCTTTCGGGTGCTTCAAGGCCTGGTGGCCGGGCCGTTGTACCCGATGACCCAGACGCTGTTGATCGCGGTCTACCCGCCCGCAAGGCGCGGCATGGCCCTGGCGTTGCTGGCGATGGTCACGGTGGTGGCGCCGATTGCAGGGCCCATCCTCGGCGGCTGGATTACCGACAGCTACAGCTGGCCGTGGATTTTCTTTATCAACGTGCCGATCGGGATCTTTGCGGTGATGGTGGTGCGCCAGCAACTCAAGGCGCGTCCAGTGGAGACCAGTTACCAGCCGATGGATTACGTGGGACTGATCACGTTGATCATCGGTGTCGGGGCATTGCAGGTGATCCTCGACAAGGGCAATGACCTGGACTGGTTCGAATCGAACTTCATCATCATCGGCGCGGCTATTTCAGTGATTGCGCTGGCGGTGTTCGTGATCTGGGAAATGACCGACAAACACCCGGTGGTCAACCTGCGGCTGTTCGCTTACCGCAACTTCCGCATCGGTACCATCGTGCTGGTGGGCGGTTACGCCGGGTTCTTCGGCATTAACCTGATCCTGCCGCAATGGCTGCAAACCCAGATGGGCTACACGGCCACCTGGGCCGGACTGGCGGTGGCACCGATTGGCATTCTGCCGGTGCTGCTGTCGCCGTTTGTCGGCAAGTATGCGCACAGGTTCGACCTGCGGCTGCTGGCTGGTGGCGCGTTCCTCTGCATCGGTTTGAGTTGCTTCATGCGTGCCGGGTTTACCAACGAAGTGGACTTCCAGCACATCGCGCTGGTGCAGCTGTTCATGGGCATCGGCGTGGCGCTGTTCTTCATGCCGACCCTGAGCATTTTGATGTCGGACTTGCCGCCGAGCCAGATTGCCGACGGCGCGGGTCTCGCGACTTTCCTGCGGACCCTGGGCGGTAGTTTTGCGGCGTCGTTGACCACCTGGATCTGGATTCGCCGGGCCGATCAGCACCATGCGTATTTGAGTGAAAGCATCACCACCTATGAGCCGGCGACCCGGGATGCCTTGAATGCGTTGGGCGGTGCGGGCAATCCGGCCTACGCACAGCTGGATCATGTGCTGACCAGTCAGGCGTACATGCTCTCCACCGTGGATTACTTCACGTTGCTGGGGTGGGCGTTCATGGGGTTGATTCTGTTGGTGTGGTTGGCGAAACCGCCGTTTGCGGCGAAGGCGGGGCCGGCTTCTGCCGGTCATTGA
- the lpxH gene encoding UDP-2,3-diacylglucosamine diphosphatase produces MILLISDLHLEEERPDITRAFLDLLAGRARSASALYILGDFFEAWIGDDAMTPFQRSICQALRDLSDSGTAIFLMHGNRDFMLGKAFCKAAGCTLLKDPSVVQFYGEPVLLMHGDSLCTRDEAYMKLRRYLRNPITLFILRHLPLGTRHKLARKLRSESRAQTRMKANDIVDVTPEEIPRIMQQYGVKTLIHGHTHRPAIHKLQIGAQAAKRIVLGDWDRQGWALQVDEQGFALAPFDFAPPPQLAAPAN; encoded by the coding sequence GTGATACTGCTGATTTCAGACTTGCATCTGGAAGAGGAGCGCCCGGACATTACCCGGGCGTTTCTGGATTTGCTCGCTGGACGCGCCCGCTCAGCGAGTGCGCTGTACATCCTGGGCGACTTTTTCGAGGCGTGGATTGGCGACGATGCCATGACGCCGTTCCAGCGTTCCATCTGCCAGGCCCTGCGCGATCTCAGCGACAGCGGCACGGCCATTTTTCTGATGCACGGCAATCGCGACTTCATGCTCGGCAAGGCCTTCTGCAAAGCAGCCGGCTGTACCTTGCTCAAAGATCCGAGTGTCGTGCAGTTTTACGGCGAGCCGGTGCTGTTGATGCACGGCGACAGCCTCTGCACCCGCGACGAAGCGTATATGAAGCTGCGGCGCTACCTGCGTAACCCGATCACCCTGTTCATCCTGCGCCATCTGCCCTTGGGCACCCGGCATAAACTGGCGCGCAAGCTGCGCAGTGAAAGCCGTGCGCAGACGCGGATGAAGGCCAATGACATTGTCGATGTCACACCGGAAGAGATTCCACGGATCATGCAGCAATATGGCGTGAAAACCTTGATCCACGGCCATACCCATCGCCCGGCCATCCACAAGTTGCAGATTGGCGCGCAGGCTGCCAAACGCATTGTGTTGGGGGATTGGGATCGTCAGGGTTGGGCGTTGCAGGTGGATGAGCAAGGGTTTGCGCTGGCGCCGTTTGATTTCGCCCCGCCGCCACAACTCGCAGCACCCGCAAACTAA
- a CDS encoding OprD family porin — translation MKASLQVLSFLTGGLGMALSPLASADFINDSKANLNLRNFYFNNDNRDGAAAPSKTEEWGQGFMLNYQSGFTDGTVGFGLDAIGLLGIKLDSGEGRHVGSSMIPSDGDKAADQWGRVGATAKMRFSKTELRYGSLQPKLPILVANDGRLLPQTFEGGQVTSNELDNLTFTAGQIEHATGRGSSDSAGLAVAGATQESNKFTFAGGDYKLTKDLTAQYYYANLEDYYQQHFAGLLHVLPLGEYGSLKTDLRYFKTTSDGKNSNAAGRASGYKFGGYTKGGTGEIDNDTWSAAFIYSLGGHAITAGYQSVSDDSNFAQLNQGGLVDKGEGGASLYLYTDRTIQTFIQAGERTAFAQYAYDFAAMGVPGLKASVMYLKGNNIQTTSGQDASEWERDISLDYVIQSGALKNVGFGWRNAMSRSDIARNQDQNRLIVSYSIPLM, via the coding sequence ATGAAAGCCTCGCTTCAAGTATTAAGTTTTTTGACCGGCGGTTTGGGCATGGCCCTGAGTCCCCTGGCGTCTGCTGATTTCATTAATGACAGCAAAGCCAACTTGAACTTGCGTAACTTCTATTTCAATAACGATAACCGCGACGGTGCCGCCGCGCCGTCGAAAACCGAAGAGTGGGGCCAAGGCTTCATGCTCAACTATCAGTCGGGGTTCACCGACGGTACGGTGGGTTTCGGTCTGGATGCGATCGGTTTGCTTGGGATCAAGCTCGATAGCGGTGAAGGACGGCATGTCGGCAGTTCAATGATTCCCAGCGATGGCGATAAGGCCGCGGATCAATGGGGGCGTGTCGGTGCGACGGCAAAGATGCGGTTCTCCAAGACCGAGTTGCGCTACGGCAGCTTGCAGCCGAAGTTGCCGATTCTGGTGGCGAACGATGGTCGACTGCTGCCGCAAACCTTTGAAGGCGGTCAGGTCACCAGCAACGAACTCGATAACCTGACCTTTACCGCCGGCCAAATTGAGCATGCTACTGGCCGCGGTTCCAGCGACAGTGCCGGCCTGGCGGTGGCGGGTGCCACCCAGGAAAGCAACAAGTTCACCTTTGCCGGCGGTGATTACAAACTGACTAAAGACCTGACTGCCCAGTATTACTACGCCAATCTCGAAGACTATTACCAACAGCACTTCGCCGGTTTATTGCATGTTCTGCCGTTGGGTGAATACGGCTCGCTGAAAACCGACTTGCGATATTTCAAGACCACTTCCGATGGCAAGAACAGCAATGCAGCCGGGCGTGCCAGTGGTTACAAGTTTGGTGGTTATACCAAAGGCGGGACGGGTGAAATCGACAACGATACCTGGAGTGCGGCATTCATTTACTCGTTAGGCGGCCATGCCATTACGGCGGGTTATCAAAGCGTTTCCGATGACAGCAACTTTGCTCAACTCAATCAGGGCGGGTTGGTCGACAAAGGCGAGGGCGGCGCCAGTCTTTATCTGTACACCGACCGCACCATCCAAACCTTCATCCAGGCCGGCGAACGGACCGCTTTCGCGCAATACGCCTACGACTTCGCCGCAATGGGAGTTCCGGGTCTGAAGGCGTCGGTCATGTACCTCAAGGGCAACAACATCCAGACGACCAGCGGCCAGGACGCGAGCGAATGGGAGCGCGATATCTCCCTGGATTATGTGATTCAAAGTGGCGCGTTGAAGAACGTCGGTTTCGGCTGGCGCAACGCAATGTCACGCAGCGATATCGCCCGCAACCAGGATCAGAATCGCCTGATCGTGAGCTATTCCATTCCCCTGATGTAA
- a CDS encoding peptidylprolyl isomerase: MTQVKLTTNHGDIVLELNAEKAPITVANFVEYVKAGHYENTVFHRVIGNFMIQGGGFEPGMKEKKDKRPSIQNEADNGLPNVKYSVAMARTMEPHSASAQFFINVADNSFLNHSAKTVQGWGYAVFAKVVEGTDVVDKIKGVATTSKAGHQDVPAEDVIIEKAEIIE, encoded by the coding sequence ATGACCCAAGTCAAACTGACCACCAACCATGGCGACATCGTCCTGGAACTGAACGCTGAAAAGGCACCGATCACCGTTGCCAACTTCGTCGAGTACGTCAAAGCCGGTCACTACGAAAACACCGTTTTCCACCGCGTCATCGGTAACTTCATGATCCAGGGCGGCGGTTTCGAGCCAGGCATGAAAGAAAAGAAAGACAAGCGCCCAAGCATCCAGAACGAAGCCGACAACGGCCTGCCGAACGTGAAGTACAGCGTGGCCATGGCCCGCACCATGGAACCGCATTCGGCTTCCGCCCAGTTCTTCATCAACGTGGCTGACAACAGCTTCCTGAACCACAGCGCCAAAACCGTTCAGGGTTGGGGTTACGCCGTATTCGCCAAAGTAGTCGAAGGCACCGACGTGGTGGACAAGATCAAAGGCGTGGCCACGACTTCCAAAGCCGGCCACCAGGACGTACCCGCAGAAGACGTGATCATCGAGAAAGCCGAGATCATTGAGTGA
- a CDS encoding efflux RND transporter periplasmic adaptor subunit, which produces MATVDTTPASTDKASDDTQDTSNPRKRKVMLFVLTIMVVFAGAGVWGYHQFFGRWSESTDDAYVNGNVVEITPLVTGTVVSIGADDGDLVHEGQVLVNFDPNDAEVGLQSAQANLARTVRQVRGLYSNVDGMKAQVNAQQADVQKAQDNFNRRKNLAAGGAISQEELSHARDDLTSAQNALANAQQQLKTTSALVDDTVVSSHPDVMSAAAQLRQAYLNNARSTLIAPVTGYVAKRTVQLGQRVQPGTALMAVIPLDQLWIDANFKETQLRDMRIGQPVDIEADVYGGDVKYRGTIDSLGAGTGSAFALLPAQNATGNWIKIVQRVPVRIHINAEELAKHPLRVGLSTQVAVNLRDQSGPVLAQQPPQKASFSTSVYDRQLAEADAMITQLIHDNSAAVSKTAQR; this is translated from the coding sequence ATGGCCACTGTCGATACAACCCCGGCTTCAACTGATAAAGCGTCTGACGACACTCAAGACACGAGCAACCCGCGCAAGCGCAAAGTGATGCTGTTTGTCCTGACGATCATGGTGGTTTTTGCCGGAGCCGGCGTCTGGGGTTATCACCAATTCTTCGGTCGCTGGAGCGAAAGCACCGACGACGCCTATGTGAACGGCAACGTGGTGGAAATCACCCCGCTGGTCACCGGCACGGTGGTCAGCATCGGCGCCGACGATGGCGACCTGGTTCACGAAGGCCAGGTGCTGGTCAATTTCGACCCGAACGATGCCGAAGTCGGTCTGCAAAGTGCCCAGGCCAATCTGGCCCGCACCGTGCGCCAGGTACGCGGTTTGTACAGCAACGTCGACGGCATGAAAGCCCAGGTCAATGCCCAGCAGGCCGACGTGCAAAAGGCTCAGGACAACTTCAATCGCCGGAAAAACCTCGCCGCTGGCGGAGCGATTTCCCAGGAAGAACTGTCCCACGCTCGCGATGACCTGACCTCGGCGCAAAACGCCCTGGCCAACGCCCAGCAACAGCTCAAGACCACCAGCGCACTGGTCGATGACACCGTGGTTTCTTCGCACCCGGACGTGATGTCCGCCGCCGCGCAATTGCGTCAGGCGTACCTGAACAACGCCCGCAGCACCTTGATCGCGCCGGTCACCGGTTATGTCGCCAAACGCACCGTGCAACTCGGCCAGCGAGTCCAGCCGGGCACGGCGCTGATGGCGGTGATCCCGCTGGATCAGCTGTGGATCGACGCCAACTTCAAGGAAACCCAGCTGCGTGACATGCGCATCGGTCAGCCGGTGGACATCGAAGCCGACGTTTACGGCGGCGACGTCAAATACCGCGGCACCATCGACAGCCTCGGCGCCGGGACCGGCAGCGCGTTTGCCTTGCTGCCGGCGCAGAACGCCACCGGTAACTGGATCAAGATCGTGCAGCGGGTGCCGGTGCGGATTCACATCAATGCCGAAGAGCTGGCCAAACACCCATTGCGGGTCGGCCTGTCGACTCAGGTCGCTGTGAACCTGCGCGACCAGAGCGGCCCGGTGCTGGCGCAACAGCCGCCGCAAAAGGCGTCGTTCAGCACCAGCGTCTACGACCGTCAGTTGGCCGAGGCCGACGCGATGATCACCCAGTTGATCCACGACAACAGCGCCGCGGTCAGCAAAACCGCGCAACGCTGA